Proteins from a genomic interval of Caulobacter sp. NIBR1757:
- a CDS encoding NAD(P)/FAD-dependent oxidoreductase, with product MSQFDFDAVVVGAGAVGLACGYALSKRGLVVAVLEKEAAIGQGVSSRNSEVIHGGLYYPTGSQKARLCVQGRRALYAFLDLHHVDYRRCGKLVVATTPDEVARLDAIWDQALANDVEGMERLSGEQARALEPGLKCEAALLSPQSGVFDSHGYMLALQGEIEAAGGAVVTSTPFEGATPLPGGGFTVRAGGEEATELTCRLLVTAPGLSAQGVAGHVDGFPADQIPPGHYGKGVYFRLQAKAPFERLIYPPPIHGALGTHYRKDLGGQAVFGPDLQFVETEDYSVDPARAQDFAAYIRKFWPDLPAEDLSPDYAGIRPKLHGPDEPQPDFQIRGADTHGIAGLVALFGIESPGLTSSLAIGEEVAISLSASA from the coding sequence ATGAGCCAGTTCGATTTTGACGCCGTCGTGGTCGGCGCCGGGGCTGTCGGCCTCGCCTGCGGCTATGCGCTGTCGAAGCGCGGCCTCGTCGTCGCCGTCCTCGAGAAGGAGGCCGCCATCGGCCAGGGGGTGTCCTCGCGCAATAGCGAGGTCATCCACGGCGGACTCTACTATCCGACCGGCTCACAGAAGGCGCGGCTGTGCGTGCAGGGGCGGCGGGCGCTCTACGCCTTCCTCGATCTGCACCACGTCGACTACCGGCGCTGCGGCAAGCTGGTGGTCGCCACGACGCCGGACGAGGTGGCGCGGCTCGACGCCATCTGGGACCAGGCGTTGGCCAACGACGTCGAAGGCATGGAGCGGCTAAGCGGCGAACAGGCGCGGGCGCTGGAGCCGGGCCTCAAGTGCGAGGCGGCGTTGCTGTCGCCGCAATCGGGCGTGTTCGACAGCCACGGCTACATGCTGGCCCTGCAGGGCGAGATCGAGGCGGCCGGCGGCGCCGTCGTCACCTCGACGCCGTTCGAGGGTGCGACGCCCCTGCCCGGCGGCGGCTTCACCGTGCGGGCCGGCGGCGAGGAGGCGACCGAGCTGACCTGCCGCCTGCTGGTCACCGCGCCGGGGCTGTCGGCCCAGGGCGTGGCGGGCCATGTCGACGGCTTCCCCGCCGACCAGATCCCGCCCGGTCACTATGGCAAGGGCGTCTATTTCCGGCTGCAGGCCAAGGCGCCGTTCGAGCGGCTGATCTATCCGCCGCCGATCCACGGTGCGCTGGGCACCCACTATCGCAAGGACCTCGGCGGCCAGGCGGTGTTCGGGCCAGACCTCCAGTTTGTCGAGACCGAGGACTACAGCGTCGATCCGGCCCGGGCGCAGGACTTCGCCGCCTACATCCGCAAGTTTTGGCCGGACCTGCCGGCCGAGGACCTCAGCCCCGACTACGCCGGCATCCGCCCCAAGCTGCACGGGCCGGACGAGCCGCAGCCCGACTTCCAGATTCGCGGCGCCGACACCCACGGCATCGCCGGCCTCGTCGCCCTGTTCGGCATCGAAAGCCCCGGCCTGACCAGCTCCCTGGCCATCGGCGAAGAGGTGGCGATCAGCCTTTCGGCGTCAGCTTGA
- a CDS encoding PQQ-dependent sugar dehydrogenase codes for MRALTLLATAALLAACGGAPSGAQTPPAAGGPLETRAANAPYKPAFASQTRAPLKSANVAFNLVTVADGLDKPWGLAFLPDGRMLVTERGGALRIVGKDGKLSGPVAGLPKVDARGQGGLLDVAVHDGWVYWSFSEPREGGNGTAVARGKLAGETLTDVAVLWRMTPTYDGDKHFGSRLAFSPDGFLFITTGERSDLAGRMQAQKLDAAFGKVIRIYPDGVIPKDNPFTSVVGALPQIWSYGHRNIQSAAFNPATGELWTVEHGPRGGDEVNIPRRGKDYGWPTINYGLEYSGKPVGEGITQKDGMEQPVYYWDPVIAPSGMAFYDGALFPAWKGSLFVGGMKDRDLVRLTLDGDMVVGEERLLADLKQRIRDVRVGRDGAVYVLTDGGSLLKLTPKG; via the coding sequence ATGCGCGCCCTGACCCTGCTTGCCACCGCCGCCCTGCTTGCCGCCTGTGGCGGAGCGCCGAGCGGCGCCCAGACCCCGCCGGCCGCTGGCGGACCGCTGGAAACCCGGGCCGCCAACGCCCCCTACAAGCCCGCCTTCGCCAGCCAGACGCGGGCGCCGCTGAAATCCGCCAACGTCGCCTTCAACCTAGTCACCGTGGCCGACGGCCTCGACAAGCCTTGGGGCCTGGCCTTCCTGCCGGACGGGCGGATGCTGGTCACCGAGCGCGGCGGCGCCCTGCGCATCGTCGGCAAGGACGGCAAGCTATCCGGTCCTGTCGCCGGCCTGCCGAAAGTCGACGCCAGGGGGCAGGGCGGACTGCTCGACGTCGCGGTGCACGACGGTTGGGTCTACTGGAGCTTCTCCGAACCCCGCGAGGGCGGCAACGGCACGGCCGTGGCGCGCGGCAAGCTGGCCGGGGAGACGCTCACCGACGTCGCCGTCCTCTGGCGCATGACCCCGACCTACGACGGCGACAAGCACTTCGGCTCGCGGCTGGCCTTCTCGCCGGACGGCTTCCTGTTCATCACCACCGGCGAGCGCTCGGATCTTGCCGGCCGCATGCAGGCCCAGAAGCTGGACGCCGCTTTCGGCAAGGTGATCCGCATCTATCCCGACGGGGTGATCCCCAAGGACAACCCCTTCACCTCGGTGGTCGGCGCCCTGCCGCAGATCTGGTCCTACGGTCACCGCAACATCCAGTCGGCGGCCTTCAACCCGGCGACCGGTGAACTCTGGACCGTCGAGCATGGCCCGCGCGGCGGCGACGAGGTCAACATTCCGCGCCGGGGCAAGGACTATGGCTGGCCGACCATCAACTACGGCCTGGAATACAGCGGCAAGCCGGTCGGCGAGGGCATCACCCAGAAGGACGGCATGGAACAGCCGGTCTACTACTGGGATCCGGTGATCGCCCCCTCCGGGATGGCCTTCTACGACGGGGCGTTGTTCCCGGCCTGGAAGGGCAGCCTGTTCGTCGGCGGCATGAAGGACCGCGACCTGGTCCGCCTGACCCTCGACGGCGACATGGTGGTCGGTGAGGAGCGGCTGCTGGCCGACCTCAAGCAGCGCATCCGCGACGTCCGCGTCGGGCGGGACGGCGCCGTCTATGTGCTGACCGACGGCGGCTCGCTGCTCAAGCTGACGCCGAAAGGCTGA
- a CDS encoding type II toxin-antitoxin system VapC family toxin, with the protein MRITADTNLLVRALVQDDPKQAAIAVKVLAQAELIAVTIPTLCELVWVLDHRYRLPREEIAAALRALVNGDTIAFDRPAVEAGLAQLEKGGDFADGVIAMQGALLGGDLFTSFDRRAVRLVKARGGAAVLLGES; encoded by the coding sequence ATGAGGATCACGGCAGACACCAATCTACTGGTTCGCGCCCTTGTTCAGGACGATCCGAAACAGGCGGCCATTGCTGTGAAAGTGCTGGCCCAGGCCGAGCTGATCGCGGTTACGATTCCGACGCTGTGTGAGTTGGTTTGGGTCCTGGATCATCGCTATCGTCTTCCACGAGAAGAGATCGCGGCCGCGCTGCGAGCATTGGTCAATGGCGATACCATCGCCTTTGACCGGCCGGCCGTGGAGGCGGGTCTTGCCCAATTGGAAAAGGGGGGTGACTTCGCGGACGGCGTTATCGCGATGCAAGGCGCGCTCCTCGGCGGCGACCTGTTTACGTCGTTCGATCGTCGCGCCGTGCGGCTGGTGAAAGCCCGGGGCGGAGCCGCCGTGCTACTTGGAGAAAGCTAG